One stretch of Nycticebus coucang isolate mNycCou1 chromosome 7, mNycCou1.pri, whole genome shotgun sequence DNA includes these proteins:
- the GMPPA gene encoding mannose-1-phosphate guanyltransferase alpha isoform X2, which produces MLKAVILIGGPQKGTRFRPLSFEVPKPLFPVAGVPMIQHHIEACAQVPGMQEILLIGFYQPDEPLTQFLEAAQQEFNLPVRYLQEFAPLGTGGGLYHFRDQILAGGPEAFFVLNADVCSDFPLNAMLAAHRRDRHPFLLLGTTANRTQSLNYGCIVENPQTHEVLHYVEKPSTFISDIINCGIYLFSPDALKPLRDVFQRNQQDGQLEDSPGLWPGAGTIRLEQDVFSALAGQGQIYVYLTDGIWSQIKSAGSALYASRLYLGRYEFTHPERLAKHTPGGPQIRGNVYIHPTAKVAPSAVLGPNVSIGKGVTVGEGVRLRESIVLHGATLQEHTCVLHSIVGWGSTVGRWARVEGTPNDPNPNDPRARMDSESLFKDGKLLPAITILGCRVRIPAEVLILNSIVLPHKELSRSFTNQIIL; this is translated from the exons ATGCTCAAAGCTGTGATCCTGATTGGAGGCCCTCAGAAGG GGACTCGCTTCAGACCTTTGTCTTTTGAGGTGCCCAAACCACTGTTTCCTGTAGCTGGAGTCCCAATGATCCAGCACCATATTGAGGCCTGTGCCCAG GTCCCTGGGATGCAGGAGATTCTACTTATTGGCTTCTATCAACCAGATGAGCCCCTTACCCAGTTCCTAGAAGCTGCCCAGCAGGAGTTTAACCTTCCAGTCAG GTACCTTCAGGAATTTGCACCCCTGGGCACAGGGGGTGGTCTCTACCATTTTCGGGACCAGATCCTGGCTGGAGGTCCTGAGGCTTTCTTCGTGCTCAATGCTGATGTCTGCTCCGACTTCCCCTTGAATGCTATGTTGGCTGCCCACAGACGAGACCGTCACCCTTTCTTACTCCTGGGCACCACG GCTAACAGGACACAGTCCCTCAACTATGGCTGCATTGTTGAGAATCCACAGACGCACGAG GTCCTGCACTATGTGGAGAAACCCAGCACATTTATCAGTGACATCATCAACTGTGGCATCTATCTCTTCTCCCCTGATGCCCTAAAACCTCTTCGGGATGTCTTCCAGCGCAATCAGCAGGATGGGCAACT GGAGGACTCTCCTGGCTTGTGGCCGGGGGCAGGTACCATCCGCCTGGAGCAGGACGTGTTCTCAGCCCTGGCAGGACAAGGCCAGATATATGTGTACCTCACTGACGGTATCTGGAGCCAGATCAAGTCTGCAGG TTCAGCCCTCTATGCCTCCCGCCTCTATCTGGGCCGTTATGAATTCACTCACCCAGAACGGCTGGCCAAGCATACCCCAGGAGGTCCACAAATCAGAG GAAATGTTTACATCCACCCAACAGCTAAGGTGGCCCCATCGGCTGTG CTGGGTCCCAATGTCTCCATTGGCAAGGGGGTGACCGTGGGTGAGGGTGTGCGTCTCCGGGAGAGCATTGTCCTTCATGGAGCTACGTTACAG GAGCACACATGTGTCCTGCACAGCATCGTGGGCTGGGGGAGCACCGTGGGACGCTGGGCCCGCGTGGAGGGTACCCCCAATGATCCCAACCCCAATGACCCCCGAGCCCGCATGGACAGTGAAAGCCTCTTCAAAGACGGAAAGCTGCTGCCTGCCATCACCATCCTGG GCTGCCGCGTCCGGATCCCTGCTGAGGTGCTCATCCTGAACTCAATTGTTCTGCCACACAAGGAGCTGAGCCGGAGCTTCACCAACCAGATCATCCTCTGA
- the SPEGNB gene encoding LOW QUALITY PROTEIN: SPEG neighbor protein (The sequence of the model RefSeq protein was modified relative to this genomic sequence to represent the inferred CDS: inserted 3 bases in 2 codons): MSKAAPTKKPAASAPPPXDINDPQVQSAAIXIQASYRGHRSRKELREKGPPRVLEPLKDVVLIEGSAAKLTCRISAFPDPFIRWSKDGKELRDGPKYRYVFEDSDVVALVVRDGELADLGQYSINVTNPFGQCSDSARILVEVPAKIQKGPDNTKERKGTTVTLTAEILGEPAPDVGWTKDGEDIEEDDRVFFEIGSTTTTLTIRRATPEDSGKYEVYVDNSLGMDQSFARVDVA; the protein is encoded by the exons ATGTCCAAAGCAGCTCCCACCAAAAAACCAGCAGCTTCAGCCCCACCTCC GGATATCAATGACCCCCAGGTGCAGAGCGCTGCTA GCATTCAGGCCTCTTACAGGGGCCACAG GTCCCGGAAGGAGCTGCGCGAGAAGGGGCCACCGAGGGTGCTGGAGCCGCTGAAGGATGTGGTGCTGATAGAGGGTAGCGCGGCCAAGTTGACTTGCCGCATTTCGGCTTTTCCCGACCCGTTCATCCGCTGGAGCAAGGACGGCAAAGAGCTGCGCGACGGGCCCAAGTACCGCTATGTCTTCGAGGACTCTGACGTAGTGGCACTGGTGGTGCGCGATGGTGAgctggcagacctgggccagtACAGCATCAATGTAACCAATCCCTTTGGCCAGTGCTCGGACTCCGCGCGCATCCTCGTGGAAG TCCCCGCGAAGATTCAAAAGGGACCCGACAACACCAAGGAGCGCAAAGGCACCACGGTGACACTGACCGCGGAGATTCTGGGCGAGCCAGCGCCCGACGTGGGCTGGACCAAGGACGGGGAGGACATCGAGGAGGACGACAG GGTGTTCTTTGAGATTGGCAGTACCACCACGACGCTGACCATTCGCCGGGCTACGCCCGAGGACAGCGGCAAGTACGAAGTGTACGTAGACAACAGCCTGGGCATGGACCAGAGCTTCGCCCGCGTGGACGTGGCCTGA
- the GMPPA gene encoding mannose-1-phosphate guanyltransferase alpha isoform X1, with protein sequence MLKAVILIGGPQKGTRFRPLSFEVPKPLFPVAGVPMIQHHIEACAQVPGMQEILLIGFYQPDEPLTQFLEAAQQEFNLPVRYLQEFAPLGTGGGLYHFRDQILAGGPEAFFVLNADVCSDFPLNAMLAAHRRDRHPFLLLGTTANRTQSLNYGCIVENPQTHEVLHYVEKPSTFISDIINCGIYLFSPDALKPLRDVFQRNQQDGQLEDSPGLWPGAGTIRLEQDVFSALAGQGQIYVYLTDGIWSQIKSAGSALYASRLYLGRYEFTHPERLAKHTPGGPQIRGTHPALILNLCPLPHPFLPSEPGLLTSGPELKSQSLPLPIQIWFGVFGPRASLLLLGNVYIHPTAKVAPSAVLGPNVSIGKGVTVGEGVRLRESIVLHGATLQEHTCVLHSIVGWGSTVGRWARVEGTPNDPNPNDPRARMDSESLFKDGKLLPAITILGCRVRIPAEVLILNSIVLPHKELSRSFTNQIIL encoded by the exons ATGCTCAAAGCTGTGATCCTGATTGGAGGCCCTCAGAAGG GGACTCGCTTCAGACCTTTGTCTTTTGAGGTGCCCAAACCACTGTTTCCTGTAGCTGGAGTCCCAATGATCCAGCACCATATTGAGGCCTGTGCCCAG GTCCCTGGGATGCAGGAGATTCTACTTATTGGCTTCTATCAACCAGATGAGCCCCTTACCCAGTTCCTAGAAGCTGCCCAGCAGGAGTTTAACCTTCCAGTCAG GTACCTTCAGGAATTTGCACCCCTGGGCACAGGGGGTGGTCTCTACCATTTTCGGGACCAGATCCTGGCTGGAGGTCCTGAGGCTTTCTTCGTGCTCAATGCTGATGTCTGCTCCGACTTCCCCTTGAATGCTATGTTGGCTGCCCACAGACGAGACCGTCACCCTTTCTTACTCCTGGGCACCACG GCTAACAGGACACAGTCCCTCAACTATGGCTGCATTGTTGAGAATCCACAGACGCACGAG GTCCTGCACTATGTGGAGAAACCCAGCACATTTATCAGTGACATCATCAACTGTGGCATCTATCTCTTCTCCCCTGATGCCCTAAAACCTCTTCGGGATGTCTTCCAGCGCAATCAGCAGGATGGGCAACT GGAGGACTCTCCTGGCTTGTGGCCGGGGGCAGGTACCATCCGCCTGGAGCAGGACGTGTTCTCAGCCCTGGCAGGACAAGGCCAGATATATGTGTACCTCACTGACGGTATCTGGAGCCAGATCAAGTCTGCAGG TTCAGCCCTCTATGCCTCCCGCCTCTATCTGGGCCGTTATGAATTCACTCACCCAGAACGGCTGGCCAAGCATACCCCAGGAGGTCCACAAATCAGAGGTACCCACCCTGCCCTAATTCTTAACCTTTGCCCTCTTCCCCATCCCTTTCTGCCCTCTGAGCCaggactcctgacctcaggtcCAGAGTTGAAGTCTCAATCCCTGCCCCTTCCCATCCAGATATGGTTTGGGGTATTTGGCCCCAGGGCCTCTCTTCTGCTTCTAGGAAATGTTTACATCCACCCAACAGCTAAGGTGGCCCCATCGGCTGTG CTGGGTCCCAATGTCTCCATTGGCAAGGGGGTGACCGTGGGTGAGGGTGTGCGTCTCCGGGAGAGCATTGTCCTTCATGGAGCTACGTTACAG GAGCACACATGTGTCCTGCACAGCATCGTGGGCTGGGGGAGCACCGTGGGACGCTGGGCCCGCGTGGAGGGTACCCCCAATGATCCCAACCCCAATGACCCCCGAGCCCGCATGGACAGTGAAAGCCTCTTCAAAGACGGAAAGCTGCTGCCTGCCATCACCATCCTGG GCTGCCGCGTCCGGATCCCTGCTGAGGTGCTCATCCTGAACTCAATTGTTCTGCCACACAAGGAGCTGAGCCGGAGCTTCACCAACCAGATCATCCTCTGA
- the GMPPA gene encoding mannose-1-phosphate guanyltransferase alpha isoform X3: MLAAHRRDRHPFLLLGTTANRTQSLNYGCIVENPQTHEVLHYVEKPSTFISDIINCGIYLFSPDALKPLRDVFQRNQQDGQLEDSPGLWPGAGTIRLEQDVFSALAGQGQIYVYLTDGIWSQIKSAGSALYASRLYLGRYEFTHPERLAKHTPGGPQIRGTHPALILNLCPLPHPFLPSEPGLLTSGPELKSQSLPLPIQIWFGVFGPRASLLLLGNVYIHPTAKVAPSAVLGPNVSIGKGVTVGEGVRLRESIVLHGATLQEHTCVLHSIVGWGSTVGRWARVEGTPNDPNPNDPRARMDSESLFKDGKLLPAITILGCRVRIPAEVLILNSIVLPHKELSRSFTNQIIL, encoded by the exons ATGTTGGCTGCCCACAGACGAGACCGTCACCCTTTCTTACTCCTGGGCACCACG GCTAACAGGACACAGTCCCTCAACTATGGCTGCATTGTTGAGAATCCACAGACGCACGAG GTCCTGCACTATGTGGAGAAACCCAGCACATTTATCAGTGACATCATCAACTGTGGCATCTATCTCTTCTCCCCTGATGCCCTAAAACCTCTTCGGGATGTCTTCCAGCGCAATCAGCAGGATGGGCAACT GGAGGACTCTCCTGGCTTGTGGCCGGGGGCAGGTACCATCCGCCTGGAGCAGGACGTGTTCTCAGCCCTGGCAGGACAAGGCCAGATATATGTGTACCTCACTGACGGTATCTGGAGCCAGATCAAGTCTGCAGG TTCAGCCCTCTATGCCTCCCGCCTCTATCTGGGCCGTTATGAATTCACTCACCCAGAACGGCTGGCCAAGCATACCCCAGGAGGTCCACAAATCAGAGGTACCCACCCTGCCCTAATTCTTAACCTTTGCCCTCTTCCCCATCCCTTTCTGCCCTCTGAGCCaggactcctgacctcaggtcCAGAGTTGAAGTCTCAATCCCTGCCCCTTCCCATCCAGATATGGTTTGGGGTATTTGGCCCCAGGGCCTCTCTTCTGCTTCTAGGAAATGTTTACATCCACCCAACAGCTAAGGTGGCCCCATCGGCTGTG CTGGGTCCCAATGTCTCCATTGGCAAGGGGGTGACCGTGGGTGAGGGTGTGCGTCTCCGGGAGAGCATTGTCCTTCATGGAGCTACGTTACAG GAGCACACATGTGTCCTGCACAGCATCGTGGGCTGGGGGAGCACCGTGGGACGCTGGGCCCGCGTGGAGGGTACCCCCAATGATCCCAACCCCAATGACCCCCGAGCCCGCATGGACAGTGAAAGCCTCTTCAAAGACGGAAAGCTGCTGCCTGCCATCACCATCCTGG GCTGCCGCGTCCGGATCCCTGCTGAGGTGCTCATCCTGAACTCAATTGTTCTGCCACACAAGGAGCTGAGCCGGAGCTTCACCAACCAGATCATCCTCTGA